GGTCGGGCGCCGCGGCTCCGGTGACCGCCGGAGCCGGGTGGGCGGGCGGCGGGCGGCGCATGACCTGAGGCGGCAGGTAGAGCTGCCCCTCGAGGAGCTGATGCAGGGCGGCCAGCAGGTCGTCGCGGGGGGTCGACTTGGGGATATAGCCCACCGCGCCCATCTCGATGGCCGCCAGCACCGTGCGCCGATCCTGCTCCGCCGAGAGGATGGCCACCGGCAGCGACGGCAGCACCTCCCGCAGGCGGCGCAGCCCGTCGAGGCCCTCGGCGTCGGGCAGGTTCAGGTCCAGCAGCAGCAGGTCGAGCGCCTCCTCGTGGCGCTCGGCCTCCTTCAGGGCCAGCGCCAGGCTGTCCGCCTCCAGCAGCCGGGTGCCCGGCAGCCCCGCCGCGATCACCGCGCCGATGGCGTCGCGGAACAGCGGATGGTCATCGGCGACCATCAGGGTCGTCATCGCGTTCTCCCGTCGGGCTCTCCTCCCAAGGGAGGAGAGCATCTCATGCCACCGGAGTATGTCGCAGAAGCGCGGCCTGACCAAGACTGTGAAGTGACCCGACATAACCACAACAGCTCTGGAGTCACGTCATGATCTACGCCAACCCCGGCCAGTCCGGTTCCGTCATCACCTTCGAGCAGCGCTACGGCAACTACATCGGCGGCGAATTCGTCCCGCCGGTCAAGGGCGGCTACTTCGACAACGTCAGCCCGGTCAACGGCGAGGTGTTCTGCCAGATTCCCCGCTCCACCGCCGAGGATATCGACAAGGCGCTGGACGCGGCCCACGCCGCCGCCCCGGCCTGGGGCAGGACCTCCGCCGCCGAGAGCAGCAACATCCTGCTCAGGATCGCCGACCGCATCGAGCAGAACCTCGAGATGCTGGCCGTGGCCGAGACCTGGGACAACGGCAAGGCGGTGCGCGAGACTCTGAATGCCGACCTGCCGCTGGCCGTCGACCACTTCCGCTACTTCGCCGGTTGCATCCGCGCCCAGGAGGGCACCGCCGCCGACATCGACGCCAACACCGTGGCCTACCACTTCCACGAGCCGCTGGGCGTGGTGGGGCAGATCATCCCCTGGAACTTCCCGCTGCTGATGGCGGTGTGGAAGCTGGCCCCGGCCCTGGCGGCGGGCAACTGCGTGGTGCTCAAGCCCGCCGAGCAGACCCCGGCCTCGATCCTGGAGCTGATGAAGCTGGTCGGCGACCTGCTGCCGCCGGGGGTGGTCAACGTCGTCAACGGCTACGGCGCCGAGGCGGGCCAGGCGCTCGCCACCAGCAAGCGCATCGCCAAGATCGCCTTCACCGGCTCCACCCCGGTAGGCTCGCATATCCTCAAGTGCGCCGCCGAGAACATCATCCCCTCCACGGTGGAGCTGGGCGGCAAGTCCCCCAACATCTACTGCGCCGACATCATGAACGCCGAGCCGGAGTTCATCGACAAGGCGGCGGAGGGCCTGGTGCTGGCCTTCTTCAACCAGGGCGAGGTGTGCACCTGCCCCTCCCGGGCGCTGATCCAGGAGTCCATGTACGACGCCTTCATGGCCAGGGTCATGGAGAAGGTAGGCAGGATCAAGCGCGGCAACCCGCTCGACACCGACGTCCAGGTGGGCGCCCAGGCCTCCCAGGAGCAGTTCGACAAGATCATGTCCTACATGGAGATCGCGCGCGAAGAGGGCGCCGAGTTCCTCACCGGCGGCGACAAGGAGAGCCTGGACCCGAGCATCGACAAGGGCTTCTACATCCAGCCGACACTCCTCAAGGGCAACAACAAGATGCGCGTCTTCCAGGAGGAGATCTTCGGCCCGGTGGTGGCCGTCACCACCTTCAAGGACGAGGCGGAGGCGCTGGCCATCGCCAACGACACCGAGTTCGGCCTCGGCGCCGGGGTGTGGAGCCGCGACATCAACGTCGCCTTCCGTATGGGCCGCGGCATCCAGGCCGGCCGGGTGTGGACCAACTGCTACCACCAGTACCCGGCCCACGCCGCCTTCGGCGGCTACAAGAAGTCCGGCGTCGGCCGCGAGACCCACAAGGTGGCGCTCGAGCACTACCAGCAGACCAAGAACCTGCTGGTCAGCTATGACACCAACCCGCTGGGCTTCTTCTGATCCTTGCGCCGTCCGGATTCGCCGGGCGGCGCTCCTTTCCCAGCAGAGGGTGGGCCACCACCTCGTTCCCCGGGCGATGCCCCGAGCCCGACAGGGGCTCTCCACTCGAGCAACAGCAGGAGTAAGATAATGGACAAGACGATGAAGGCCGCTGTAGTACGCAAGTTCGGTGAGCCCTTGGCTATCGAGGAGGTAGAGACGCCTCGGCCCCAGAAGGGCGAGATCCTGGTCAAGGTGGCCGCTTCGGGCGTCTGCCATACCGATCTGCATGCCGCTCACGGTGACTGGCCGGTGAAGCCCAATCCGCCGTTCATTCCCGGCCACGAGGGCGTCGGGCATATTGTCGCCATCGGCGAGGGCGTGAAACACGTCAAGGAGGGCGATCGTGTTGGCGTTCCCTGGCTCTATTCGGCCTGTGGCCACTGTGAGCACTGCCTGGGCGGCTGGGAGACGCTGTGCGAGTCGCAGCAAAATACCGGCTACTCGGTGAACGGAGGCTTCGCCGATTACACATTGGCCGATGCGGGATTCGTCGGCCTCCTGCCCGATAATGTCGACTTTCTAGAGATCGCTCCGGTGCTGTGTGCCGGCGTGACCGTCTACAAGGGGCTCAAGATGACCGACACTCGCCCAGGGCAGTGGGTGGTGGTTTCGGGCATCGGCGGGCTTGGCCACATGGCCGTGCAGTACGCTCGTGCCATGGGGCTCAACGTGGCGGCGGTGGACATCGATGACGGCAAGCTGGCGTTGGCCGAAAGGCTTGGGGCGACGGTCACTGTCAATGCCATGAAGACCGATCCGGTCGACTACCTGAAGCGCGAGATCGGCGGCGCTCATGGGGCGCTGGTCACGGCGGTATCGCCCAAAGCCTTCGATCAGGGCCAGCGCATGCTGCGTCGCGGCGGCACCCTGGTGCTCAACGGCCTGCCGCCGGGCGACTTCCCGCTGCCGATCTTCGATACCGTGCTCAACGGCATCACCGTGCGGGGCTCCATCGTCGGCACCCGTCAGGATCTGCAGGAGGCGCTGGACTTTGCCGGCGAGGGCAAGGTGAAGGCCACCGTCGCCACCGACAGGCTGGAGAACATCAACGATGTCTTCCAGCGCATGATCGATGGCAAGATCGAAGGGCGCATCGTGCTCGATATGGCCGACTGATGTCACCGGCCCAGCGGTCCCAGGGGCGCTTCGGCGCCCCTTTTGGCTGTCTTGGCATCGGTCTCCTGCAGATCCTGACGGGTGTCGACGTTGAGCCAGCGAGTGACCTGCAGCGGGGATAGGGACTTACCCATGGTGTCGCGCCTCCAAGGCCAGCCAGCGCTCGGCCAGGCGGGCGGCATGGGCCTGGCTGGCGACCATGGCCAGCCGGCCCGCCTCGCGGCGGACGCCGGCCCGCTTGAGCTTGATCACCATCCGCGCCGGCAGGCCGACGAAGATGACGCCGACCCGCTCGATGCGAAGCTCCTCCACCAGCGACTGCAGGGCGACGATGGCGGTGCCATCCAGGCTCGGTACATCGCGCATGTCCAGCATCATCACCCTCACCTCCGGGTCTACCACCCGCAGCGACGAGACGGCCTTCTCGGCAGCGCCAAAGAACAGCGGGCCGTTGATATCGTAGCAAGCCACCCCGCGGGGCAGCGTCGGCGGTGCCTCGCGTTCGCCGGCATGCAGCTGGCGCGTCTCGGTGAGGCTGGCCATGCGGCGGATGAACAGCGCCGCGGCCAGGCCCATGCCCACGGCCACCGCCAGCACCATATCGAAGACCACCGTGAGCGCGAAGCAGATCACCAGTACCGCCACGTCGCTTCCCGGGGCACTCTTCAGGGTATGGGCGAAGTGGCGCGCTTCGCTCATATTCCAGGCGATGATGAAGAGCAGGGCGGCCAGCGCCGCCATGGGCACGTAGCCCAGCACCCCGGCCAGCAGCACCACCGCCAGCAGCACCACCAGGGCATGGACCACCGCGGCCAGCGGCGAGACCGCGCCGCTGCGGATATTGGTGGCGGTGCGCGCCAGGGCCGCGGTGGCGGTGATGCCACCGAAGAAGGGCACCACCATGTTGCCGAGCCCCTGGCCGATCAACTCGGCGTTGGGGTCGTGACGGGTGCGGGTCAGGCCGTCGGCCACCACCGCGCAGAGCAGTGATTCGATGGCCGCCAGCATGGCGATGGCCAGCGCCGGACCAAGCAGTTCGCGAATCAGCGCAAAGTCCACCACCAGTGGCGTGCCGTCGGGCCCTGGCAGTCGCCAGGGGACCACCAGCCCGGGAGCGAAGGGCGGGATGCCACTGCCGCCCTGGCCCTGGAACTCCCAACTGAAGCGCGAGGCGATGGTGGCGACCTCGACCCCGGCGGCGCTCACTGCCAGGGCCGCCAGGGTGCCTGCGATCAGGCCTACCAGGGGAGCCGGCACCGGAATCTTCAAGCGTGGCCAGAGGATCAGGGTGGCCAGGGTCACCAGGCCGATGCCCAGCTCGGCCGGGGCCAGGGTCGGCGCGGCGCGAACGATGGCGGCCAGGTTGTGCGGGGTGCTGTCGCCGAGCTCGACTCCGGCCAGTCCCAGGAAGTGGGGGAGCTGCAGCAGGGCAATCACTACCGCGATGCCGGCGGTGAAGCCGAGCACCACCGGGTAGGGCACGAACTGGATCAGGCTGCCCAGCCGGGCGAGGCCCAGGGCCGTAAGGATCAATCCCGCCATCTGGGTGGCGATCAGCAACCCGCCGACGCCGTGGCTGGCGACGATGGGAAAGAGGATCACCACGAAGGCCGCGGTGGGGCCGGAAATGTTGAATCGGGAGCCGCCGGTCAGGGCGATGATGGCGCCGGCCACGATGGCGGTGTAGAGCCCGTGCTGGGGAGGTACCCCGGTGGCGATGGCCAGCGCCATGGAGAGCGGCACCGCGACGATGCCGATGGTCAGGCCGGCCATCAGGTCGTGACGCAGTTCGGCCAGGCCGTAGCCCGCGCGCCAGGCGGCCAGCAGGGCGCTGCCGGGCACGGGAAGACGATAGCCGCTCCTGGGGGTAGACCGGGACATGGCGACTCCTTTGCGTGCTAATG
The Halomonas alkalicola DNA segment above includes these coding regions:
- a CDS encoding response regulator, coding for MTTLMVADDHPLFRDAIGAVIAAGLPGTRLLEADSLALALKEAERHEEALDLLLLDLNLPDAEGLDGLRRLREVLPSLPVAILSAEQDRRTVLAAIEMGAVGYIPKSTPRDDLLAALHQLLEGQLYLPPQVMRRPPPAHPAPAVTGAAAPDPRLTGLTDKQLEVLELLSRGASNKGIARELNVAETTVKTHVSAILRKLGVASRVQAVLLAGELELARYRARRRSG
- the dauA gene encoding C4-dicarboxylic acid transporter DauA, encoding MSRSTPRSGYRLPVPGSALLAAWRAGYGLAELRHDLMAGLTIGIVAVPLSMALAIATGVPPQHGLYTAIVAGAIIALTGGSRFNISGPTAAFVVILFPIVASHGVGGLLIATQMAGLILTALGLARLGSLIQFVPYPVVLGFTAGIAVVIALLQLPHFLGLAGVELGDSTPHNLAAIVRAAPTLAPAELGIGLVTLATLILWPRLKIPVPAPLVGLIAGTLAALAVSAAGVEVATIASRFSWEFQGQGGSGIPPFAPGLVVPWRLPGPDGTPLVVDFALIRELLGPALAIAMLAAIESLLCAVVADGLTRTRHDPNAELIGQGLGNMVVPFFGGITATAALARTATNIRSGAVSPLAAVVHALVVLLAVVLLAGVLGYVPMAALAALLFIIAWNMSEARHFAHTLKSAPGSDVAVLVICFALTVVFDMVLAVAVGMGLAAALFIRRMASLTETRQLHAGEREAPPTLPRGVACYDINGPLFFGAAEKAVSSLRVVDPEVRVMMLDMRDVPSLDGTAIVALQSLVEELRIERVGVIFVGLPARMVIKLKRAGVRREAGRLAMVASQAHAARLAERWLALEARHHG
- the adhP gene encoding alcohol dehydrogenase AdhP, with the protein product MDKTMKAAVVRKFGEPLAIEEVETPRPQKGEILVKVAASGVCHTDLHAAHGDWPVKPNPPFIPGHEGVGHIVAIGEGVKHVKEGDRVGVPWLYSACGHCEHCLGGWETLCESQQNTGYSVNGGFADYTLADAGFVGLLPDNVDFLEIAPVLCAGVTVYKGLKMTDTRPGQWVVVSGIGGLGHMAVQYARAMGLNVAAVDIDDGKLALAERLGATVTVNAMKTDPVDYLKREIGGAHGALVTAVSPKAFDQGQRMLRRGGTLVLNGLPPGDFPLPIFDTVLNGITVRGSIVGTRQDLQEALDFAGEGKVKATVATDRLENINDVFQRMIDGKIEGRIVLDMAD
- the exaC gene encoding acetaldehyde dehydrogenase ExaC codes for the protein MIYANPGQSGSVITFEQRYGNYIGGEFVPPVKGGYFDNVSPVNGEVFCQIPRSTAEDIDKALDAAHAAAPAWGRTSAAESSNILLRIADRIEQNLEMLAVAETWDNGKAVRETLNADLPLAVDHFRYFAGCIRAQEGTAADIDANTVAYHFHEPLGVVGQIIPWNFPLLMAVWKLAPALAAGNCVVLKPAEQTPASILELMKLVGDLLPPGVVNVVNGYGAEAGQALATSKRIAKIAFTGSTPVGSHILKCAAENIIPSTVELGGKSPNIYCADIMNAEPEFIDKAAEGLVLAFFNQGEVCTCPSRALIQESMYDAFMARVMEKVGRIKRGNPLDTDVQVGAQASQEQFDKIMSYMEIAREEGAEFLTGGDKESLDPSIDKGFYIQPTLLKGNNKMRVFQEEIFGPVVAVTTFKDEAEALAIANDTEFGLGAGVWSRDINVAFRMGRGIQAGRVWTNCYHQYPAHAAFGGYKKSGVGRETHKVALEHYQQTKNLLVSYDTNPLGFF